From Maniola hyperantus chromosome 21, iAphHyp1.2, whole genome shotgun sequence, the proteins below share one genomic window:
- the LOC117992345 gene encoding uncharacterized protein isoform X1 — translation MKLMKIYYVWIVLSFVVLQSVIVGSEQSSFELPVQLFGFPFIIMAVRITNFIKKLSYALDPATYRSRSRRELSFTTDSEPFDSQEVEKYIIGEFGARACVFERVCAHYATRARSQPRPQMDWSDVFRQYKRSPDQAKELYLLSVFLGDIVGSPQLCHQLGKRRGCDDNLLGNTN, via the exons ATGAAACTGATGAAAATCTACTACGTCTGGATTGTTCTATCGTTCGTTGTACTACAGAGTGTGATAGTAGGAAGTGAACAAAGCTCGTTCGAGCTTCCAGTACAATTATTTGGTTTCCCTTTCATCATAATGGCGGTTAGGATCACCAACTTCATTAAGAAACTCTCTTATGCTTTGGATCCAG CAACATACCGCTCCAGAAGTCGTCGAGAGTTGTCATTCACGACTGACTCCGAGCCGTTTGATTCACAAGAAGTAGAGAAGTACATCATTGGAGAGTTTGGAGCGCGAGCCTGCGTGTTCGAGCGAGTTTGCGCGCATTATGCGACTCGAGCACGATCGCAACCTAGACCTCAAATGGACTGGTCTGATGTTTTCAG ACAGTACAAGCGCTCACCTGATCAAGCTAAGGAGTTATACCTGCTTAGCGTATTCCTCGGAGACATCGTCGGGTCACCCCAGCTATGTCACCAGCTGGGCAAGAGAAGAGGGTGCGATGACAACCTTCTAGGGAACACTAACTAG
- the LOC117992345 gene encoding uncharacterized protein isoform X2, translated as MKWYIVVVSLLVIVSIGFDSVNGQDAPFELPVQLVGFPFIVGTVKLTNFLKKLSYSLSPATYRSRSRRELSFTTDSEPFDSQEVEKYIIGEFGARACVFERVCAHYATRARSQPRPQMDWSDVFRQYKRSPDQAKELYLLSVFLGDIVGSPQLCHQLGKRRGCDDNLLGNTN; from the exons ATGAAGTGGTACATTGTTGTTGTTTCATTGTTAGTAATTGTTTCCATTGGTTTTGATAGTGTGAACGGTCAGGATGCACCCTTTGAGTTGCCAGTGCAATTAGTCGGTTTTCCTTTTATCGTGGGAACTGTTAAATTGACTAACTTTTTGAAAAAGTTGTCGTATTCCCTGAGTCCTG CAACATACCGCTCCAGAAGTCGTCGAGAGTTGTCATTCACGACTGACTCCGAGCCGTTTGATTCACAAGAAGTAGAGAAGTACATCATTGGAGAGTTTGGAGCGCGAGCCTGCGTGTTCGAGCGAGTTTGCGCGCATTATGCGACTCGAGCACGATCGCAACCTAGACCTCAAATGGACTGGTCTGATGTTTTCAG ACAGTACAAGCGCTCACCTGATCAAGCTAAGGAGTTATACCTGCTTAGCGTATTCCTCGGAGACATCGTCGGGTCACCCCAGCTATGTCACCAGCTGGGCAAGAGAAGAGGGTGCGATGACAACCTTCTAGGGAACACTAACTAG